In Candidatus Cloacimonadota bacterium, one DNA window encodes the following:
- a CDS encoding FlgD immunoglobulin-like domain containing protein, which produces MIKKLVTCLVVLAVFSTPLFAQWSNDPAMNTAVCDLSGEQAIPKVVSSADFTYVSWFSSDAGNYDVRLQLYDSQGNEQWEHNGILISNHEAMTWLTDWDMTIDNENHAILAFQDIRTGSNNIYAYRISPNGDFVWGADGIALSNTSAFDASPVTAVTSSGNAIIAWTSETVSFLQKISPAGDLLWGDTGITLTGTESYSWPQIIPIENDNILVKFYKDTGSYPYITRNVYAQRFDADGNPVWSEDTIISNAGGVSAWTQILSIVKDHDNGFYVAWRDDRDNNMILEVYLQHIDSDGNCTYEDNGMKVSTLPNRNRMYVQLALPPNSDNIFAFWNEMDSNQINRGIYGQKISPSGERLWGDSAIAFIELSSTNVLPFAAGASQNDAVLFYEYLLSAINTHIKAMRIDEDGNYVWPDEKVMMCSANSQKIHPDVSCFQNDQWVATWEDNRNGANDIYAQNINLDGTLGTNQGIYEKPDMPDFFFLANSPNPFNYQTEIQFSLNTITRLEISIYNIKGEKVKTLVKAEFNKGLHSKTWNGKDDKNQTVSSGIYFVKMKEFENNAISQVEKIMFIK; this is translated from the coding sequence AATGATTAAAAAATTAGTTACTTGTCTCGTAGTTCTTGCTGTGTTCTCCACCCCTCTTTTTGCTCAATGGAGTAATGATCCCGCTATGAATACCGCAGTTTGCGATTTAAGTGGAGAGCAAGCAATTCCCAAAGTAGTCTCATCTGCAGATTTTACGTATGTGAGCTGGTTTTCCAGTGATGCCGGCAATTACGATGTTCGTCTGCAACTTTATGATTCCCAAGGAAATGAACAATGGGAACACAACGGAATCCTGATTAGTAACCATGAAGCAATGACTTGGTTGACGGATTGGGATATGACAATTGATAACGAGAACCACGCCATTCTGGCTTTTCAGGACATCAGAACAGGAAGCAATAATATCTATGCTTATAGAATTTCTCCTAATGGTGATTTCGTTTGGGGTGCAGATGGCATAGCATTATCAAACACCTCTGCTTTCGATGCTTCACCCGTTACTGCAGTTACTAGCTCCGGTAACGCAATTATCGCTTGGACTTCGGAAACAGTCTCTTTTTTGCAAAAGATTTCACCAGCAGGTGATTTGCTTTGGGGCGATACGGGAATTACTCTAACGGGAACAGAATCATATAGCTGGCCCCAAATTATCCCAATTGAAAATGACAATATCTTGGTAAAATTTTACAAGGATACAGGTAGCTATCCTTATATTACCAGAAATGTTTATGCTCAAAGATTTGACGCTGATGGAAATCCTGTGTGGAGCGAAGATACAATTATTTCAAATGCCGGTGGAGTAAGTGCATGGACTCAAATTTTATCAATTGTTAAGGATCATGATAATGGATTTTATGTAGCCTGGCGTGATGACCGAGATAATAATATGATTCTTGAAGTATATCTTCAGCATATTGACTCTGACGGAAATTGTACTTATGAAGATAATGGCATGAAGGTTTCTACTTTGCCAAACAGAAATAGGATGTACGTTCAACTTGCATTACCCCCAAATTCCGATAATATTTTCGCTTTCTGGAATGAGATGGATTCTAATCAAATCAACCGAGGAATCTATGGACAAAAAATATCCCCATCAGGTGAAAGATTATGGGGTGATAGTGCAATAGCATTCATCGAATTATCAAGCACAAATGTTCTTCCTTTTGCAGCAGGAGCTTCGCAAAATGATGCAGTTTTATTTTACGAATACTTGCTATCTGCGATCAATACGCATATCAAGGCAATGCGTATTGATGAAGACGGAAATTATGTTTGGCCAGATGAAAAAGTTATGATGTGTTCTGCCAATTCACAAAAAATCCATCCGGATGTAAGTTGTTTCCAAAATGATCAATGGGTAGCCACATGGGAAGATAATCGAAATGGTGCAAATGACATTTATGCTCAGAATATAAACTTGGACGGCACACTCGGAACAAATCAGGGAATTTATGAAAAACCTGATATGCCCGATTTTTTCTTTCTTGCAAATTCCCCCAATCCCTTTAATTATCAAACAGAAATCCAATTCTCTCTCAATACAATTACACGCTTGGAAATCAGTATTTATAATATCAAAGGTGAAAAGGTTAAAACTCTCGTTAAGGCGGAATTCAACAAAGGATTGCATTCAAAAACATGGAATGGAAAAGATGATAAAAACCAAACCGTATCATCAGGAATTTATTTTGTGAAGATGAAAGAGTTCGAAAATAATGCTATCTCTCAAGTTGAAAAGATCATGTTTATAAAATAA
- the recA gene encoding recombinase RecA, with the protein MAKKKDTGKNENPELSTAIGQIRKKYGEGSIMKLGSKTHADIDFIPTGAINLDAALGIGGIPRGRVTEIYGEEQSGKTTLALHIAAEAQKKDGVIAFIDAEHALDPIYARKLGVNTDEMLISQPDTGEQALEIVETLVRSNAVALIIVDSVAALVPQAEIDGEMGDRHVGLQARLMSQALRKLTAIISKSNCSLVFINQTRMKIGVAPYMNPRTTTGGVALKFYTSVRIEVKKGPSIKETPTKNIIGNVVWVKIVKNKLAPPFKRAQFDIIYGNGISSLGILVDEGVEHDIIKKRGSWYSYNDIQLGQGKEQTIDFLKENPKEMKEIDNKVKIVLGLIKPQPDEDNKDSKNSKKK; encoded by the coding sequence ATGGCAAAAAAGAAAGACACAGGAAAAAATGAAAACCCTGAACTTAGCACCGCAATAGGACAGATCAGAAAAAAATACGGTGAAGGTTCTATTATGAAATTGGGTTCAAAAACTCATGCTGATATTGATTTTATCCCTACCGGCGCGATCAATCTGGACGCAGCTCTTGGGATAGGTGGCATTCCGCGTGGCAGAGTTACGGAAATTTATGGTGAGGAACAATCCGGCAAAACTACTTTGGCACTGCATATTGCAGCCGAAGCTCAAAAAAAGGATGGCGTGATTGCCTTCATTGATGCGGAACACGCTCTCGACCCTATTTACGCTCGCAAATTGGGAGTTAATACGGATGAAATGCTTATTTCCCAACCGGATACAGGTGAACAGGCTCTCGAGATTGTTGAGACTTTAGTTCGCAGTAACGCAGTTGCACTTATCATCGTTGATTCTGTGGCAGCACTTGTTCCGCAGGCAGAAATTGATGGAGAAATGGGCGATAGACACGTGGGTTTGCAGGCTCGTTTGATGTCTCAGGCATTGCGAAAACTAACGGCAATTATTAGCAAATCCAACTGCTCTCTCGTTTTCATAAACCAAACGAGAATGAAAATTGGCGTTGCCCCCTATATGAATCCGCGAACAACTACCGGTGGAGTCGCATTGAAATTTTATACTTCAGTCCGAATCGAAGTGAAAAAAGGACCGAGCATAAAAGAAACTCCTACAAAAAATATTATCGGAAATGTGGTTTGGGTAAAAATCGTAAAGAATAAACTTGCACCGCCTTTTAAACGCGCTCAGTTTGATATAATTTACGGTAACGGAATTTCATCATTAGGCATTTTGGTGGATGAAGGTGTGGAACACGACATTATTAAAAAAAGAGGCTCTTGGTATTCCTATAACGACATACAACTTGGTCAGGGAAAAGAGCAAACAATTGATTTCCTAAAAGAAAATCCGAAGGAAATGAAAGAAATTGATAATAAAGTAAAAATCGTTCTGGGACTAATTAAACCACAACCGGATGAAGATAACAAAGATTCAAAAAATAGCAAGAAAAAATAA
- the thpR gene encoding RNA 2',3'-cyclic phosphodiesterase, which translates to MRLFLAIDFPNRIKKRIYENVSILKSYIPKGIKWVEEENLHITFKFLGEVQPSLLDEICNSVQKITDRFPPFKTKFGKIEVVPNYHNPRVIWYDIIENNQVAQNIFKEIESNLNAIGFEKSHRSLKLHSTLGRIRFVQNIEWEKIIAKTQKIIKDVPCSKLTLFRSQLTPKGPIYTVEKIFLLNRK; encoded by the coding sequence ATGCGACTTTTTCTTGCAATCGATTTTCCAAACCGGATAAAAAAAAGGATTTATGAAAATGTCAGCATTCTAAAATCATACATTCCCAAAGGAATAAAATGGGTCGAAGAGGAAAATTTGCATATTACTTTCAAATTTTTGGGTGAAGTTCAACCTTCACTCCTTGACGAAATTTGCAATTCAGTTCAAAAAATTACCGACAGATTCCCTCCCTTTAAAACAAAATTTGGGAAGATAGAAGTTGTTCCAAATTATCATAATCCGCGCGTTATTTGGTATGATATTATTGAGAATAATCAGGTTGCTCAGAACATTTTCAAAGAAATTGAAAGCAATCTAAATGCAATTGGTTTTGAAAAATCGCACCGTTCTTTGAAATTACACTCCACGCTTGGCAGGATCAGATTTGTTCAAAACATTGAGTGGGAAAAAATAATTGCAAAAACCCAGAAAATTATCAAGGATGTTCCTTGTTCCAAATTAACATTATTTAGAAGTCAATTAACACCCAAAGGTCCAATCTATACAGTTGAAAAAATCTTTTTATTAAATCGAAAATAA
- a CDS encoding RecX family transcriptional regulator, which translates to MKITKIQKIARKNKYQIYVDNNYAFSLSKKALDKFGLTTGKQIESENLSELTERVELYEGEKAILDLLDYRFRSKGEIQNKLKSKNFSPLVIEKLINKFETLGFINDSNFAEMYLRDLIKFHPEGKILLRNKLRSKGISSEIIDLVLEENLTAEVEQEMADRLLKKKLRSLERFEPKKRKQKALAFLQRKGFPYRIAKNSFDDLFED; encoded by the coding sequence ATGAAGATAACAAAGATTCAAAAAATAGCAAGAAAAAATAAGTATCAAATCTATGTAGATAATAATTATGCCTTTTCACTTTCAAAAAAAGCCTTAGATAAGTTTGGTCTCACAACAGGCAAACAAATCGAGAGTGAAAACCTATCCGAATTAACGGAGAGAGTTGAACTCTACGAAGGTGAAAAGGCAATTTTGGATCTACTTGATTATCGTTTCCGTTCCAAAGGTGAAATTCAAAATAAACTCAAATCAAAGAATTTTTCACCGCTTGTAATCGAAAAATTAATCAATAAGTTTGAAACACTGGGATTTATAAACGATAGTAATTTTGCAGAAATGTATCTTCGGGATCTGATTAAATTTCATCCGGAAGGGAAAATATTACTTAGAAACAAATTAAGATCAAAGGGGATCAGTAGTGAAATCATTGATCTGGTTCTCGAAGAAAATCTCACTGCCGAAGTTGAGCAGGAAATGGCTGATCGGTTGTTGAAAAAAAAACTGAGAAGTTTGGAAAGATTCGAGCCGAAAAAGCGAAAACAAAAAGCATTAGCATTTCTGCAAAGAAAAGGATTCCCCTACCGAATTGCAAAAAACAGTTTTGATGATTTGTTTGAAGATTGA
- a CDS encoding adenosine-specific kinase gives MELKTVKLEIPYGCNVILGHSHFIKTVEDIYEIMMSSISSAKFGLAFSEASEKRLVRKDGTDMELIDAAVRNIEKLSAGHSFIIILKDAFPINVLNALKQCFEVVNIFCATANPVEVILAKSEQGCGILGVIDGYSPLGVENEKDIKERTEFLQKIGYKR, from the coding sequence ATGGAATTAAAAACAGTTAAATTGGAAATCCCGTATGGTTGCAATGTGATTTTAGGGCATTCACATTTTATAAAAACAGTAGAAGATATCTATGAAATAATGATGAGCAGCATATCATCAGCAAAATTCGGTCTGGCGTTCAGCGAAGCTTCAGAAAAACGGCTTGTCCGAAAAGACGGAACTGACATGGAATTGATTGATGCGGCTGTGAGAAATATAGAGAAACTTTCCGCCGGTCATTCTTTCATTATTATCCTGAAAGATGCTTTTCCGATAAACGTCCTAAACGCACTCAAACAATGCTTTGAAGTAGTAAATATTTTTTGTGCTACGGCAAATCCCGTGGAAGTAATTCTGGCAAAAAGTGAGCAAGGTTGCGGTATCCTCGGGGTAATTGACGGTTATTCACCTCTGGGTGTAGAAAATGAAAAAGATATAAAAGAACGAACAGAATTTTTGCAAAAAATAGGATACAAAAGATAA